In the bacterium genome, CTGGCGAGCGCGCTGCTCACGGCGGGGATCAGCGGCCGTTTCGCGACGCCGCGCCGCGGCGCTCTCGGCTGGCGCGAGACCGTGGGGCGCGAGGGCGTCTTCTTCGCGCTCTCGAGCCTGCTCGCGATGGCGGCGACGCGCATGGACATGCTCGTCCTCAAGGAGACGGTCGACGCGCACAGCCTCGGTCTCTACGCGCCGCCGGCGCGCATCCTCGTCGTCTTCCAGATCCTGCCCCTGGTGCTGCAGACCGCCGTGCTGCCCGACCTCTTCCGGCTGGGCCGCCAGGACCGGGCCGCCCTGACGCCCTTCTACCGCGCCTACTTCCAGCGCTCGCTGCTGCTCGCGCTCTTTCCCCTGCTCTGGACCCTGCTCTTCGCGGAGGTGATCCTGGGCCGCCTCTGGGGCGCCGCCTATCTGCCCGGCGCGCCCTGGCTGCGCCTGCTCGTCTGGCTGCTGCCCCTGCGCTTCATCGGCTTTGCGGCCGGCAACGTGCTCACGGCGCTGAACCGGCAGTGGGTGCGCACGCTGCAGCAGGCGGGCGGCGTCGCCGTGAGCCTGGGCCTGATGCTCTGGCTCGCCCCGACGCGCGGCGTGGAGGGGGCGGTCCTCGGCCTCCTCGTCGGCGAGGCGCTGGCCGCCCTGCTCAGCTTGGTCGCGGCCGCGCGCCACGGCTACCGGCCGGCCCTGCTGCCCAGCCTGCGGGCAATCGCCGGCGCCGCCCTGGCCGCGGCGGCCCTGCTCCTGCTCAAGCGGGCGCTGCCGCTGGGCTTCATCGGCGGCCTCGCGGCAACCGGCGCGCTGGTGGGCGCCTCGATCCTGGCGACCCGTGCGAGCTCCTGGTCCGAGCTCCGCGCCCTCCTGCCCCGGCGTTCCTAGACGCGCTGCGCCCCGCCCTCCAGCGCCGCTTCGCAGGCGCTGTCGGACGGGGCGCAGCGCGTCAACCTGCCCGGCGCCTGGGGGCGCGGGCTCGGATCAGGAGCTCAATTCGTCACCAGGGTATACGTGAGGACCGCCTCGCCCTTCGCGGGCACGGGCACCGTGAAGACGAGCTGCCGCGTCGAGCGCTTGTCGTACTCGTGGCTCGCGCCCCGCACGCTCCATTCCTGCCAGGCCGGCGTGTCCTCGAGGACTTCGACGCGGATCGCGCTGTCCTTGTGGTTGCGCAGGGTGATCTGAAAGCTGCGCGAGACGATCCGGTTGCCGCGCTGGTCGATGGCCGTCTGCAGGCGCTCGCCGCGGATGTCGAAGGCGTCGCCGAGCTTGAGGCGCACGCGCTCGCCCTCGGGTGTGTGGGGGATCTCGTCCTCGCCGGCGAACTGCAGCTGGCCGCCCGCATCCGCCTGGTAGACGCGGACAGTGCCTTTGGGCAGGGGCAGGCCGGCGCCCGCCTCCTCGCTGTTGGCGAACTCGAGCGTGACGGCGACGGCGCGCGGCTCGCTGTCTTCCTGCCAGCTGTCCGAGCGGAAGACGTACTTGCGCTGGGCGGGCAGGCCGGCGATGCGCAGCAGCTCGACCTGCTTCTGCTCCTTGTCGAGGACGGTGGTGGGCCGGCCGAGCGTGTAGAGGTGATACTCGAAGAACTGCTCCTGGGCGAAGCCGCCGCGGTCGGCGGCGAAGGCCATCGCCTCCATGCCCTTGGCCATCCGCGGCGTGGGCCGCGGCACGCGGTTGACATCGCCGGCCACCAGCTTCAGGCGCGCCTCCGGGTAGGCCTTGCCGCTGCGATTGTCCAGGGTCACCCAGCCGGTGAGATCGAGGACATCCTTCTCGCCGGCCACCGCCACGTAGTCCGCGCGCCAGCCGATGCCCTCGCTCAGGTAGGACAGCTCGACCTCGTGGCGGCCGGCCTGCGCCGCCTCGATCAGCCAGACCAGGCTCGGCTCGAGCAGCAGGCCCGCAGGCAGCGCGGGCAGCACGAAGCCCTCGATGTGCAGTTCGCCATCGATCTCGAGGATGCGGCCGAGCGGCTGGCTCTCGGTGGGGTTGCCGGCCGCGAGCAGGCGCGCGCGGCGCCACTCGCCGTCGACCAGCGCGCGCACCTCCTGGCCGCGATAGCGCTCGAGCAGCGAGTTGCGGTCCAGCAGGTCGTAGCGGTAGTTCTGCTCGAGAACGAGCGTGCCTTCGGGATCGCGCAGGCTGCGGAAGTGGACGGTCTCGGG is a window encoding:
- a CDS encoding DUF4139 domain-containing protein, which encodes MPRPIAIALLLCLAAPAARAESAIELTVYNNDLALVKELRAIDLSRGVQEYTFTGVPERLLPETVHFRSLRDPEGTLVLEQNYRYDLLDRNSLLERYRGQEVRALVDGEWRRARLLAAGNPTESQPLGRILEIDGELHIEGFVLPALPAGLLLEPSLVWLIEAAQAGRHEVELSYLSEGIGWRADYVAVAGEKDVLDLTGWVTLDNRSGKAYPEARLKLVAGDVNRVPRPTPRMAKGMEAMAFAADRGGFAQEQFFEYHLYTLGRPTTVLDKEQKQVELLRIAGLPAQRKYVFRSDSWQEDSEPRAVAVTLEFANSEEAGAGLPLPKGTVRVYQADAGGQLQFAGEDEIPHTPEGERVRLKLGDAFDIRGERLQTAIDQRGNRIVSRSFQITLRNHKDSAIRVEVLEDTPAWQEWSVRGASHEYDKRSTRQLVFTVPVPAKGEAVLTYTLVTN